Genomic window (Polaromonas sp. JS666):
TTGCGATCTCGTGTCGAGGCAGCACCGGCCGGTCTGATCGTGCTCGATGTACGCGAACGTGACGCCTACGAGGCCGGGCACATTCCCGGCGCGCGGCTGCTGCCGCGCGGCCAGCTGGAGCTGCGCGTCGACAGCGAGCTGCCCGACCCGACGGCCCGCATCGTCACCTGCTGCGAGTTCGGCCGTGTCTCGACGCTGGCCGCGGCCACGCTGCGCACCATGGGCTTTCAGCGCGTGGTTGCGCTTGACGGCGGCATGAAGAGCTGGCGCGAGGCGGGCTACCCGGTGCGCGCGGGGCCGGCGGCCTGACGGTGGTCCTGAATCACCCAGGCGCCTTGCGTGCAGCGCAGCGGGAATTTTTTCTCAGGGCGCCTTGACGCAGTAGCAATAGATGAACTGCTGCGTGGTCCCAAACGGGGTTTCATGGACTTCGGTGGCGCTTTCGACGAGCTGGAAGGCCGCGCCAAATTCCCCGTGCAGCCCTTCCGCGTCATAGCGAACCACATCCAGACCGCTGCACTGAGCCGGCCCCTCCGGCCCGAACGTGGCCACGATGACATGGCCTCCCGGCTTGACCGCCCGCATCACCTGCCGCACATAGGCTTGCCGCTGCCCGGCGTCGGTCAGGAAGTGGAAAACCGCCCTGTCGTGCCATACGTCATACCGCGCGGCGGGGAGGGCCACCTGGGTGACGTCGCCGACCCACCACGTCACCGCCTGGCCGGCGGGGCCGAGCCGTTGCCGGGTGGCATCAACGGCGGCCGGTGAAATGTCGAGCACGCTGACGTCGCGGTAGCCCGCCGCCAGCAAGTCATCGACCAGCGTCGACTCGCCACCGCCGACGTCGATGACGGACATGGCGCGGTCGGGCGCCGCTTTTTCGATCAGCGACAGGGATCGCTCCAGATGTGGGCGAAACCAGCTGACCGCGTCGGCGGCCTTGTGTTGATAGACCTGGTCCCAGTGATGCTGTGTGTTCATGTTTGCCTCTTTCAGAAAGACGCCCAACCCATCCGGGCCGGAGCGCGCTGACGATGTCCTTTATGTCCTTTATCGGGTTGGCGCGCCCAGCGTGTTGACCGGGATCTTCAGATACCGGATGCCATTGTCCTCGGGCGGCGGCATGTCGCCGGCGCGGACGTTGACCTGGATGGACGGAAGGATGAGGGTGGGCATGTCCAGCGTAGCGTCGCGGGCGGTCCGCATGGCGACGAAGGCCTCTTCGGAGATGCCGTCGTGCACATGAATGTTGTGGGCGCGCTGCTCGCCCACGGTGGTCTGCCATTGCGGCGCCCGCGACGCGGGGGGGTAGTCGTGGCACACATACATCATGGTCTCGGCCGGCAAGGCCAGCAGGGTGCGGATGGAGCGATACAGCGCATGCACATCGCCGCCAGGAAAGTCGGCCCGCGCCGTGCCCACATCGGGCATGAACAGCGTGTCACCGACAAAGACCGAATCCTCCACCCGGTACGCCATGTCCGCGGGGGTATGGCCGGGAACCAGCATCGCGGTGGCTTCGACGTCCCCGATCCTGAAGGTCTCGCCGTCCTTGAACAAATGGTCGAACTGGCTGCCGTCGGGCAGGAAGGAGCGCTCCAGGTTAAAGACTTTCTTGAAGGTCGACTGGACCGCCCGGATGTTCTCGCCAATCGCGATGCGCCCACCCACATGCTCCTTTAGATAGCGCGCTGCCGACAGGTGGTCGGCGTGGGCGTGGGTTTCCAGGATCCAGTCGATGTGCAGCTGCTGCTCCGCGACATAGGCCAGCACCCGGTCTGCCGAGGTCGTGCTGGTGCGTCCGGCCTTGTAGTCGTAGTCAAGCACCGGGTCGATGATGGCCGCGCGTCGGGTGCTGGTGTCCGTCACCACGTAAGTGACCGTCCAGGTGGGGCTGTCAAAAAAAGCTTGGACTGTGATGCGAGCACTCATGGCTGACTCCGTGGGTTAATTACAATCTACTTGCTAATAATATATATGTTTGTATAATGTTGTCAAGTAACCCACAGACAAACAGACAGAGCCATGCAACACACCCATCCCGTCATCGATCCCGAGTTGCTGCGCGGCGCGGCCGCGCAGGCAGTCGGCGTGCTGAAACTGCTGGCCAATGAAGACCGGCTGCTGCTCCTGTGCCAGCTGTCGCAGGGCGAGCGCTGCGTCAGCGAGCTGGAAGACGAGCTGAGCATCCGCCAGCCCACGCTGTCGCAACAACTCGGCGTGTTGCGCAATGAAGGCGTCGTCGACACACGCCGGCAGGGCAAGAACATTTACTACAGCGTGGCCGATCCGGCCATGCTTGAAATCCTGGCGGTGCTGTACCGCCTGTATTGCCCCGAGAACCCCCAAGACCCCGAAAGCCCCGAAGGAGAAATCTGATGTCCATCGACTGGAATGCATTCACCCCCTGGTCCGCCCTGCTGGGCGGCATGCTGATCGGCCTGGCCGCCGCCATGTTCGCGCTGCTCAACGGGCGCGTCGCGGGCATCAGCGGTGTTCTGGGCGGCCTGTTGAAGCCCGCGCGGGGCGATGTAGGTTGGCGCGCCGCGTTCATTGCGGGGCTGGTTGGCGCTCCGCTGGTGTACGCGGCGTTCTCCGTGCTGCCCGCCGTGCAGATTGATGCCGGCTATGGCGCCCTGGTCGCGGCGGGCCTGCTCGTGGGCATAGGCACCCGCTACGGTTCGGGCTGCACCAGCGGCCACGGTGTCTGCGGCCTGTCAAGGTTCTCGCTGCGGTCGCTGGCGGCGACAGCCACCTTCATGGGCGCAGGTTTCGTGACGGTGTTTGTGCTGCGCCACCTCTTCAATAGTTAATAGTTACGTAGTTAAGGAGCAGATTCATGTTTGTCTTGACATCACTACTCGCCGGCCTGGTGTTCGGCCTGGGACTCATTGTGTCCGGCATGGCCAATCCGGCCAAGGTACTGGGTTTCCTGGACCTGGCGGGCCGGTGGGACCCCTCGCTGGCACTGGTCATGGCGGGTGCCATCGCGGTAGGCTCTGTCGCCTTCCTGTTGGCAAAAAACCGTACCCGGTCTCTGCTGGGCGCCGAAATGAAACTGCCCACCGCCAGCCACATAGACCGCCGGCTGGTGGTCGGCAGCGCGCTGTTCGGCATGGGCTGGGGCATTGCAGGGTTCTGCCCGGGCCCCGGCCTGGTCGCCCTCGGCATGGGCGAGTCCAAAGCGCTGCTTTTTGTCGCCGCGATGCTCGCCGGCATGGTGGTGTTCGAGATCCTGGAAAAGCGCCGGCAGACGATAACGCATCGCACCGCGTGAGCGCCGCATCATGACGAGCACCACCACCTGGCTGGCGAGCCTGATCACCGTTGCGATACTGCTGGTCTATGAGGCTGCGCTGCTGCTGGTCCAGCGGCGCAACCCGGCACGACTGGCGCGCTCGGCACATGCGAACCTGCGCGAGGAATGGCTAGCGGCCCTGTCCCGGCAGCGTGGCTCCGAAATTCTGGCGGTGCAGACCCTGCGCAATTCGCTGATGTCGGCGACGATGACCGCGTCAACGGCGGCGCTCGGACTGATGGGCGCGGCCACGCTGGCCGCGCCCTCGCTGAACGCCTCGCTGGCCGACGGGGAAGCCCTCTTCGGGCAGTTCACGGCGCGGCTGGCGCTGGAACTGGTGCTGATGACCGTGCTGTTTGCCTCCCTGGTCTGCTCGGCGATGGCGGTGCGCTACTACAACCATGCCGGCTTCATCAGCTCCATGCCGGTGGACTCGGATGAGCGCCACCGGTGGACGCCTACCGGCGTGGTCTATCTGCGCCGCGCAGGGCTGCTCTACAGCTGGGGCCTGCGACACCTGCTCATGGTGGCGCCGCTCCTCGCGTCCATCGTCTACCCGCTGGCCGGCCCCGTGGCGGCGGTCATCGTCGTGGTCGCGCTGCTCGGTTTTGACCGGTTCACCCCCGCCTGAGCCTCGCATCGGCCCCGGCCCTCAGCGGCGCGCTGGCTGATTTATTGCTAGGTTGCGGTCATGGCCACCTCTGCCCGCACACCGCCCCCTTCAAGCAAATCGTCCGCAGACCCCCAGTGGCGCGCGCAGGAGCTGCTGCTGATGAGCGAGGTCATGCGGCTGGTCGGCAAAAGCCTGGCGCCCGAGGTGGTGCTGCGGGAAATGCTGCACCTGATGTCGGAACTGCTGGGGCTGAACCGGGGCCGCATTGTGCTGGCCGATTTTGTCGGCGACATTGCGTTGCAGGGCCTGGCTGATCGCAAACCGGCGACCCGGGCTGCCGGCGCGCCGGCGCCACAATCGGCCATTCGTTATGCCTACGGCCTGACGCGCGAGGAAATGGCGCGCGGCCGCTACGGCCCGGGCGAAGGCATCACCGGCCGGGTGCTGGCCACGGCGCAGCCCATCATCGTGCAGGACATCGATGCCGAGCCGCAGTTTCTGGCGCGCTCGGTGGCGCGGGCCCAGCTGCCGCCCGACACCGTGGCCTTCATTGCGCTGCCGATCGAGGTCAACCGCGAGGTGATCGGCGTGCTGGCCTGCCACCGCATCAGGAGCCGCGACCGGCAGCTCGCCGACGATGTGGCGGTGCTGAAAATCCTGGCGACACTGGCCGGCCAGCTGCTGCAGCTGCAGGCGCTGGTGGCGGAAAAAACCCGCGCGCTGCAGGCCAAAAACCAGCTGCTGACGCGCGCGCTGGAGACCGCCGCCGCCCGCTACGGCATCATCGGCACCTCGCCGGCGCTGCTGCAGGCACTTGGCGAACTGGAACGGGTGTCAGAGGCCACCGCCAGCGTGCTGCTGCTGGGCGAGTCGGGCACCGGCAAGGAGCTGTTTGCGCGCGCGGTGCACCTGTCCAGCCAGCGCCGCGACCAGCCTTTCATCAAGGTCAATTGCGCGGCGATTCCCGACACCTTGTTCGAGTCGGAACTGTTCGGCTACGAGCGCGGCGCCTTCACCGGCGCACAGAACGCCCGCGCCGGCTGGTTCGAGCAGGCCGACCGCGGCACGATATTTCTCGACGAGATTGGCGAAATGCCACTGGCCATGCAGACCAAGCTGCTGCGCACGCTGCAGGAGGGCACCATTGTGCGGCTGGGCGGCAAGCGCGAAATCCGCGTGGAAGTGCGCGTGGTGGCGGCCACCAACCGCGACCTGGCGCAGGAGGTGCAGCGCGGCAGCTTCCGGCGCGACCTCTTTTACCGGCTCAATGTGATTCCGATCCGGCTGCCCTCGCTGCGCGAGCGTCCGCAGGACATTCGCGCGCTGGCCGTGCATTTTTTAAGCCGCATCAACCAGGCCAACCAGCGCAACGTGAGCCTGTCGCCGGCGGCCCTGGCCCGGCTGGAGCAGCACCCCTGGCCCGGCAACATCCGCGAACTGGGCAACGTGATCGAACGGCTGGTGCTGCTGACCGACAGCGCCATGGTGTCCGCGCCAGAGGTGGAACGTTTTCTGCCGCCCGAACAGGAGGATGCTGCAGCAGCGGCCCGCCCGCCCGCGTTGGCCTCCGCCGGCCAAGCCCACGCGCCACCCGGTGCGGCGGCTCCCGCCGTGCGCGAGTACCAGCCCGCCCGGTCGCACTCGGCCGCGCAATTGCAGCAGGCGCTGCTGGCCCATGGCGGCAACCAGTCGCGCGCCGCGCAGGCCCTGGGGCTGACGGTGCGGCAGTTCTCCTACCGGCTGCGCAAGATGGGCCTGCACAATGTCGACAATTTGTAGACATTGTGCGAGGTCGCGTCGGCCCGTCCAACACCGAATGCTACTGATTCAATAGCATCAGACTCTCGTTTTTATTGGGCTTATCGCCTGTTTTTCACAAACCTTCAGAAAGCGGAAACGCTGGCATGTCCGTTGCAATAAGGACAGGGACGGCATGTGCCGTGACCTCATCTGGAGAGTTTCATGACGACCGAAAACGCGCTTCCCCCCGTCCTCGTATCCCCCGAACAACTGTCGGCCATGATGGGCACCGAGCCGGTAGTCATCATCGACACCCGCGATGCTGACACCTATGCCGCCGGCCACCTGCCCGGCGCCGTCAACCTGCGCGAGATCTTCACCTTCCTGGCGACCTCGACGGCCGAAGGCCTGACCGCTCTCCAGTCCACGTTTGCCGAGCACTTTGGCGCGATCGGCCTGTCAGGCAACGAGACGGCCGTGTTTTACGAAGACGCGCTCAACAGCGGCTACGGCCAGTCCTGCCGCGGCTACTACCTGCTGACCTGGCTGGGCTACCCGAAGATCAAGGTGCTCAATGGCGGCTTTTCTGCGTGGAAGGCCAGGGGCCTGCCCGTCAGCACCGACCCGGTCACGCCGGCGGCCGCCACCTTCCCGGCCAAGCTCGCCATGGCCGACGTGATGCTGACCAAGGACGAGGTGGCCGCGGCGCTGGGCACCGACACCGTGCTGCTGGACGTGCGCGACATCGACGAGTGGACCGGCGAAAGCTCCTCGCCCTACGGCAAGGACTTCGCCCCGCGCAAGGGCCGGCTGCCGGGCGCCAGGTGGATCGAGTGGTACCGCTTCATGAAGCCTTCGGCGCAGGGCCCGGTGTTCAAGTCGCCGCTGGAAGTGCAGGCCGAATGCGCGACCGCCGGCATCGCGACCGACGACACGGTGTACCTCTACTGCTTCAAGGGAGCGCGCGCGTCCAACACCTTCCTGGCCCTCAAGCAGGCCGGCTTCTCGGACGTCCGCATGTACTTCGGCTCCTGGAACGAGTGGTCGCGCGACGACTCGCTGCCGATCGAAACCGGGGCGCCGGTGATCAAGCCCAAGGCGCCGGCGCTGGCCCTGGCGGCCTGAATTGCTGAATTTTCCTGACCTTTTTGACCTTTTGATTTTTTTTAGGAAACACCATGTCCGAGGCCACTGTCATCGAACCCACCGCACCCACCACCGTGAAGGCCTTTCTGAAACCCATTGACGGCGAGGGCCTGGCCGCCTTTGCCGCCAAGGGCCGTGCCAACCCGGCCTCGCGTGGCACCAACAAGGTCCGCACCGTGATGCAGGGCATGTACCGCTCGCTGAGCTACGTGGGCGACCACCAGCCCGTGGTGGTGGACGAGCCGCTGCACCTGTTCGGCGAAAACACCGCGCCGGCGCCCGGCGAGATTGTGCTGTCGGGCCTGGGCGGCTGCCTGGCCGTGGGCATCACGGCGGTAGCCACCTGGAAGAAGGTCAGGCTGTCCCGGCTGGAAATCTTTCTGGAAGGCGACATCGGCAACCCGGCCGCCTGGGGTGCGGACGGCGCGCTCAAGCAAGCGCCCGAGATGGGCTTTCAGACGATCCGGGTGAAGGTGGTGGTCGAGGGCGATGCCAGCCGGGAGGTGCTCGACGGGATCGTGCAGCATGCGAATTTCTACTCCCCGGTGGCCAACAGCATGCGCAACCCGATCCCGTTCGAGATTGCGCTGGCCTGAATGGCCTGAAGCCCGTCCACCCCCATACGGAGAGATCATGGAAGTCCTCGAACGCGCCCCAACAGATGCTGACATGGCCGCCAACGCCGGGATGCCCGCCGAAGCGGCGTTGATCCAGGCGGTCCGGTCGCTGGCCGACGGGCCGCTGGCCGAGTTGGCCGACGACATCGACCGCCGCGGCGTCTACCCGAAGTCCATCCTGCAGCGGCTCGGCGAACTGGGCGCGCTCAAGGCCCACATCGCCGAGCCGGGCCGCCCGTCGGACTACGCGCTGGCGATACAGGCGATGACCGAGGTCTCCCGCGTCTGCGGCGCCACCGGCTTCATGGTCTGGTGCCACGCGGTGTGCGGCGTGTACATGGAGCAGTCGGGCAACCCGGCACTGACGGGCGCGCTGCTGGCGCAGCACGGCAACGGCCAGACCCTTGGCGCGACCGGCATGTCCAACCCGATGAAGACCTTTGCCGGCATCGAGACTTTCTTGCTGCATGCACGGCGGGTTGAAGGCGGCTTCCGCGTGAACGGCACCTTGCCCTGGGTCAGCAACCTGGGGCCCGACCATTATTTTGGCGCTGTTGCGGATATTGACAGCATTGAAGGCGCCGACGACACCGAGGCGGCCACGCCACAGCAGGAAATCATGTTCCTGGTGCGCTGCGACGCGCCGGGCGCGGCCTTGCGCAACTGTCCCTCGTTCTCGGCCATGGAAGGCACCAACACCTGGGCGGTACGGCTGACGGACTATTTTGTCGGCGCGAACGACCTGATCGCCGACCCGGTGCGCCCCTTCATCGGCCGCATCCGCGCCGCCTTCATCCTGCTGCAGACCGGCATGGGGCTGGGCGTGGCGCAGGGCGCGATCGATTCCATGTGGAAGGTCGAGCGCCAGCTCGGCCACGTCAACGAGTTCCTGGAGGACCGGCCCGACGCGCTGCAGCAGGAGCTGGACGAGTTGACGGCCCGCATCATGACGCTGGCGCAGACCCCGTTTGGCACGGGGCACGAGTTCCTGATCGACGTGCTCGACGCCCGCGCCCATGCGTCCGAACTGGCGCTGCGCGCCGCGCAGTCCGCGCTGCTGCACCAGGGGGCACGCGGCTACCTGATGACGTCCGATGTGCAGCGGCGCGTGCGCGAGTCGCATTTCGTCGCCATCGTGACGCCGGCGATCAAGCACCTGCGCAAGGAGATTGCCCGCCTGAGCGCCGAGGAGCAGCCGGCATGAACACCCCAGCGGCATCACCGCCTGCACCCGCTGCTGCCGGGCTGCAAACCGACGGCTCCGGGCTGCCATGGGAAATTTTCATCTGCCGCGCCTGCGGCTTGCTGTACGACGAAGCCAGGGGCGACGAAGACAGCGGCCTGGCGCCGGGCACCCGCTTTGCCGACATTCCCGAGGACTGGGCCTGCCCGCTCTGCGGCGTGACCAAGGCGGACTTTGAACCCTATGTTCGCGAGGAGCCGGTCCGGCAGGCCCGGCCGTCCTCATCCGCCACGCCGCATCGGCCGGCCGCCCGACGTGACGCGGGCACGGTGATCGTCGGTGCGGGGCGCGCCGGCTGGCAAATGGCCGAGGCGCTGCGCGCGCGCGATGCCGGCCTGCCGATCACCCTGGTCACCGCCTGCAACGGCGATGTGTATGACAAGCCGTTGCTGTCGGTCGCCCTGGCCCGGGGCCTGGCACCCGACAGGCTGGCGCATGAAACCGGCCTGCAGGCCGCCGCACGGCTGGGTGTCCGGTTGATGGCGCACACGCAGGCGGTGCGCATCGTGCCGGCCAGCCGGCAGCTGCGCACCAGCCGCGGCACGCTGCAATACCGGCATCTGGTGCTGGCGCATGGCGCCCAGGCGCGTTCGCTGCCGCAGTTTCCGGCCGCGCTGTGCTGGCGCATCAACCATTTGCAGGCCTATTCCCGCTTTCGCGCCTGCCTGGGCGAGGCGGCGCAACGCATCGCAGTCGTGGGCGCGGGCCTGATCGGCTCCGAACTGGCCAATGACCTGGCGCTGGCCGGCCATAACATCACGCTGCTGGATGTGGCGGCGCGCCCGCTGGCCGCCTGCCTGTCCGAAGCGCAGTCGCAACAATTGCTGGAGGCCTGGCGCACGCTGCCGCTGCGCTTTGTTGGTGGCGTGCAGGTCAGCCAGGTGACGGAGGTGCAGGAGGAGGTGCAGGAGGAGGTGCAGCAAGGCGCGGCCGGTGAGAGCCGGGCCATCAAGCAAATCAGCACCCATTGCGGCCAGCTGTTCAGTGTCGACCACATCATCGTGGCCGCCGGCCTGCAAACGCCCCATCGGCTGGCCGACAGCGCGGGCCTGGCCTGGAACAACGGTATCGATGTGCATCCCGAGACGCTGGCCACCAGCGTGGAGGGCATTCACGCGCTGGGTGACTGCATCGCCATCGACGGACAGGTCAGCCGCTTCATCGAACCCATTGGCCGGCAAGCGCATACCCTGGCCGCGCACATTTTGGGCCAGCCGGCCGCGCCCTACCGGCAAACCGCCGTGCCCTTGCGCATCAAGACCGGCTCCTTGCCGTTCACGCTGCACCCGGCCTGAGCCCGGGCGGCAAGCGCCGGGTGGGCGGCAGCGCACCCCGAAGCCCTTGCTCGCTCACGGCGATGGTGTCAACCTGCGGCTCGTCATCGTTGCTATCAATCGCTTAGGCAAAACCAATTGGCTCATTCAATAGTATTTTTGTATCATTTCTCCTGTTACGATAATTTATAGCTATCAACCCACAGGAGTTCACGATGAGCACAACGCGACGCCCCGAAATCAAGACCATGGCCAATCTGGAGGCCGCCTTTGCCGGCGAATCCATGGCGCACATCAAATACCGCTATTTCGCCAAGCTGGCCCGCGAAGCCGGTGACGAAGCCACGGCGCGCACCTTTGAAGAAACCGCCGACCAGGAAGTCATGCACGCCTTCGGCCATCTGGACCTGCTCTACCCCAAGGCGACCATGACGCCCGCCAGGGCGCTGCAAATCGCCATCGATGGTGAAACCTACGAATACACCGAGATGTACCCGGGCTTCCGCGCAACCGCTGAAGCCGAAGGCAACGCGGCGGCCGTGGCTGAAATGGACGAGCAGATCGAGGAGTCCAAAGTGCATGCCGCACAATTCAAGGCCACCCTGGAAAAAGCCCAGAAACGCTTTGCGGCCCTGGCCCGGGTGGAAGAGCGCCACGCCAACCACTACCAGGCGCGGCTGAACGTTGTCAACGAAGGCGCCGCTGCGGCCTGAACCGGCGGACCCGCACGGCTGACCCGGCAAGGCAACCAAGTCTGTAAGACGCGGGCGCCAGCAGCGACTGATAGCCAGTACCATGAAAGCAGCAGCGCCGGCGCGATCGACGGCCCTGAGCGCTATATTTTTAATAGCTTGCAGCCCCGACAGCAAATGGTCCGGGAGCACTTTTAACACCTGAAACCGAAGGAATCCCCATGAAAACCTATCTCTGTATCGTTTGCGGCTTTGTGTACGATGAAGCGGCTGGCCGGCCGGAAGACGGCATTGCAGTCGGCACCCGCTGGGCCGATGTGCCCGAAAGCTGGGCATGCCCGGACTGCGGCGTTGCCAAGGCCGATTTTGAAGTGGTCGAAATTTAAGAAACCTACGCCCCCCGGCCCGTCATGCCGGCGTGGCCGGCCCTTGTTTATTGATTTTGTGGAGTCCGTGATGGCCAAACTTGCCCGCGCCAACTTAACTGCCCTGAAGAAAACTGCCAGCTACTACGTGCTGCACGTCACCGTCGCCGCATTGGTGGCCTACGCTGTCACGGGCAATTTTTTGCTGGCCCTGACGCTGAGTCTGCTGGAGCCCACGGTTCAGGCCTTTGCCTTTTTCTTCCATGAGAAAGCCTGGGAACGCTGGGGCGGACAGCGCAACGCGATGCGCGCCATGCCAGCGACGCCATTAACGGCAGGAGTAGCCGCATGACCCGGCCCGTGCTGGTCATTGGCGCCGGGCTGGCCGGCTGGACCACGGTGCGCGAGTTCCGCAAACTGGACAACGGCACGCCCGTGGTGATGATCACCGCGGACAGCGGCGACTTCTACGCCAAGCCGTCCCTGTCGAATGCCTTCGCGCAGGGCCGGCTGCCGGCGCAGCTCATCAGCACGCCCGCCGCCAAAATGGCCGAATCGCTGAATGTGACGCTGATGCCCCACACGCGGGTGGAAGCGCTTGATGTGGCGGCCAAAACCGTCAGCACGTCTGCCGGGACAATGGCCTACCGCGATCTGGTGCTGGCCACGGGCGCGCAGCCGATTCGCGTGCCGCTCGAAGGCCAGGCCGCGGACCGCGTGATCAGCGTCAATTCGCTCGAAGACTTCGCGCGTTTTCACGCGAAACTGCAGCCGGCGGGCGACGCCGCAGGCAACCGCGGCCGGCATGTGCTGGTCATGGGTGCCGGGCTGATTGGCTGCGAGTTTGCCAATGACCTGGCCCAGGCCGGCTACCGCGTCAGCGTGGTCGATCCCGGTACCCGCCCGCTGGCCGCCCTGCTGCCGGAAGCGGCCAGCGCGACCCTGCAGCAGGCGCTGGAGGGACTGGGCGTGCACTTTTATTTCGGCGCCACGGTGCGCGCGGTCGATCCTGTTGATCCGGCCACAACACAACCGGCAGGCGCGGATTCACTGGAAATTTCGCTGGCCAATGGGGAAGTCATTGACGCCAGCTGCGTATTGAGCGCCATTGGCCTGAGAGCCGACACGGCCCTGGCCCGGGCGGCAGGCCTGGCGGTCGACCGTGCCATTGTGGTCAATACCCGCCTGCAGACCAGCGCCGAGGGGGTGTATGCGCTCGGCGACAGCGCCCAGTACGCCAGCGCGGTGTCAAAACTGTCGGTGCATGGCAGCGCGCTGCCTTATGTCATGCCCATCATGGCGGCGGCCAAGGCGCTGGCCGCCAATCTGGCGGGCACACCGGCAGAACTGGTTTTCCCGCTGATGCCGGTTTCCGTGAAAACACCCTCGCTGCCGTTGGTGGTGGCCGCGCCGCAGCCCGGCACGGACGGCCAGTGGCACATGCCGGAAGCCGGTTTGTGGCAATGGATGGATGAGGCCGGCCTGCAGCGCGGTTTTGTGCTGGCGGGCGCGCAGACCGCCCAGCGCATGGTGCAGGCCAGGCGGGTCGCGCTGTAGGCGCTTGCACCGGCATGGGCCTGCAGGCCAGTGCCCATGCCCGGTTCCTTGGTAAAAAGTCAAAAGCGCAACACCTG
Coding sequences:
- a CDS encoding FAD-dependent oxidoreductase, with the translated sequence MNTPAASPPAPAAAGLQTDGSGLPWEIFICRACGLLYDEARGDEDSGLAPGTRFADIPEDWACPLCGVTKADFEPYVREEPVRQARPSSSATPHRPAARRDAGTVIVGAGRAGWQMAEALRARDAGLPITLVTACNGDVYDKPLLSVALARGLAPDRLAHETGLQAAARLGVRLMAHTQAVRIVPASRQLRTSRGTLQYRHLVLAHGAQARSLPQFPAALCWRINHLQAYSRFRACLGEAAQRIAVVGAGLIGSELANDLALAGHNITLLDVAARPLAACLSEAQSQQLLEAWRTLPLRFVGGVQVSQVTEVQEEVQEEVQQGAAGESRAIKQISTHCGQLFSVDHIIVAAGLQTPHRLADSAGLAWNNGIDVHPETLATSVEGIHALGDCIAIDGQVSRFIEPIGRQAHTLAAHILGQPAAPYRQTAVPLRIKTGSLPFTLHPA
- a CDS encoding rubrerythrin family protein, with translation MSTTRRPEIKTMANLEAAFAGESMAHIKYRYFAKLAREAGDEATARTFEETADQEVMHAFGHLDLLYPKATMTPARALQIAIDGETYEYTEMYPGFRATAEAEGNAAAVAEMDEQIEESKVHAAQFKATLEKAQKRFAALARVEERHANHYQARLNVVNEGAAAA
- a CDS encoding rubredoxin; this translates as MKTYLCIVCGFVYDEAAGRPEDGIAVGTRWADVPESWACPDCGVAKADFEVVEI
- a CDS encoding DUF2061 domain-containing protein, yielding MAKLARANLTALKKTASYYVLHVTVAALVAYAVTGNFLLALTLSLLEPTVQAFAFFFHEKAWERWGGQRNAMRAMPATPLTAGVAA
- a CDS encoding FAD-dependent oxidoreductase, which encodes MTRPVLVIGAGLAGWTTVREFRKLDNGTPVVMITADSGDFYAKPSLSNAFAQGRLPAQLISTPAAKMAESLNVTLMPHTRVEALDVAAKTVSTSAGTMAYRDLVLATGAQPIRVPLEGQAADRVISVNSLEDFARFHAKLQPAGDAAGNRGRHVLVMGAGLIGCEFANDLAQAGYRVSVVDPGTRPLAALLPEAASATLQQALEGLGVHFYFGATVRAVDPVDPATTQPAGADSLEISLANGEVIDASCVLSAIGLRADTALARAAGLAVDRAIVVNTRLQTSAEGVYALGDSAQYASAVSKLSVHGSALPYVMPIMAAAKALAANLAGTPAELVFPLMPVSVKTPSLPLVVAAPQPGTDGQWHMPEAGLWQWMDEAGLQRGFVLAGAQTAQRMVQARRVAL